A single genomic interval of Devosia oryziradicis harbors:
- the deoD gene encoding purine-nucleoside phosphorylase, whose amino-acid sequence MTPHNHAKAGDYAEAVLLPGDPLRAKWIAENFLEDARLVNSVRNCLGFTGTWKGKPVSVQATGMGQPSLAIYVHELINVYGLKTLIRVGTCGGLNTKVRVRDLVLAQAASTDSAIVRDRFGAYNFAPIADFGLLRSAAEKAEAAGMRFHAGNMLSSDIFYHADGFAGYDKLPDHGVIGVEMEAAALYTLAARFGVRALTICTMTDCLITKEEIDANERQTSLREMVSLALDVAVET is encoded by the coding sequence ATGACCCCTCACAACCATGCCAAGGCCGGCGATTATGCCGAGGCCGTGCTGCTGCCGGGCGATCCGCTTCGCGCCAAGTGGATTGCCGAAAACTTCCTCGAGGATGCGCGGCTGGTCAATTCGGTGCGCAACTGCCTGGGTTTTACGGGCACCTGGAAGGGCAAGCCCGTTTCGGTGCAGGCCACGGGCATGGGCCAGCCCTCGCTCGCCATCTATGTGCATGAGCTGATCAACGTTTATGGCCTAAAGACCCTGATCCGCGTCGGCACCTGCGGCGGCCTCAACACCAAGGTCAGGGTACGCGACCTGGTGCTGGCGCAGGCCGCCTCGACCGACAGCGCCATCGTGCGCGACCGCTTCGGCGCCTATAATTTCGCGCCCATCGCCGATTTCGGCCTGCTGCGATCAGCCGCCGAAAAGGCCGAAGCGGCCGGGATGCGCTTTCACGCCGGCAATATGCTGAGCTCGGACATCTTCTATCATGCCGATGGCTTTGCCGGTTACGACAAGCTGCCCGACCACGGCGTCATCGGCGTCGAGATGGAGGCCGCCGCCCTCTATACCCTGGCCGCCCGTTTCGGTGTTCGCGCGCTGACCATCTGCACCATGACCGATTGTCTCATCACCAAGGAAGAGATCGACGCCAACGAGCGCCAGACCTCGCTCCGCGAAATGGTGAGCCTGGCGCTTGACGTGGCGGTGGAGACTTGA
- the argC gene encoding N-acetyl-gamma-glutamyl-phosphate reductase, giving the protein MVAKIFIDGEAGTTGLQIRERLAGRRDLEVLSIAADKRKDQDERKRLLNAADVAILCLPDDAAKQSVSLIENDSTRVIDASTAFRVDPNWVYGFAEMDKGQSDAIANARFVANPGCWPQGLIGTVRPLIDAGILPTSHPVSYNGISGYTGGGKQMIAEYEAASEGASHFMPYGLTFQHKHVPEMTRYTKLDSAPLFVPSVGDFAQGMTTFVPLQLGQLGKVPSGKELHAAIADHYAGIKDSFVTVAPYQEIAKTPVLDPQVHNDTNTMTLHVFANDARAQAVLVAVYDNLGKGASGAAVQNLNLMLGVSARESLAA; this is encoded by the coding sequence ATGGTCGCCAAGATTTTCATCGACGGAGAAGCCGGAACCACGGGTCTGCAGATCCGCGAGCGCTTGGCCGGCCGTCGCGACCTCGAAGTGCTCTCGATTGCAGCTGACAAGCGCAAGGACCAGGACGAGCGCAAGCGGCTGCTCAACGCTGCCGACGTGGCGATCCTCTGCCTGCCCGACGATGCGGCAAAGCAAAGCGTGTCGCTGATCGAGAACGACAGCACGCGCGTCATCGACGCGTCGACGGCCTTCCGGGTCGATCCGAACTGGGTCTATGGCTTTGCCGAAATGGACAAGGGCCAGTCCGATGCCATCGCCAATGCGCGGTTCGTCGCCAATCCGGGCTGCTGGCCGCAGGGCCTGATCGGCACGGTGCGGCCGCTGATCGATGCCGGCATCCTGCCGACCAGCCATCCGGTGAGCTATAACGGCATTTCCGGCTATACCGGCGGTGGCAAGCAGATGATCGCTGAGTATGAGGCAGCGAGCGAGGGCGCCAGCCATTTCATGCCCTATGGCCTCACCTTCCAGCACAAGCACGTGCCGGAAATGACGCGCTACACCAAGCTGGACAGTGCGCCGCTCTTTGTTCCCAGCGTGGGCGACTTTGCCCAGGGCATGACCACTTTCGTGCCGCTGCAGCTCGGTCAGCTCGGCAAGGTGCCCTCAGGCAAGGAGCTCCATGCGGCCATTGCCGACCACTATGCCGGTATCAAGGACAGCTTCGTCACGGTCGCGCCCTACCAGGAGATCGCCAAGACCCCGGTGCTCGACCCGCAGGTGCATAACGATACCAACACCATGACCCTGCATGTCTTTGCCAATGACGCGCGCGCCCAGGCCGTGCTGGTGGCGGTCTACGACAATCTGGGCAAGGGCGCCTCGGGCGCCGCGGTGCAGAATCTCAACCTGATGCTGGGCGTCAGTGCCCGCGAAAGCCTGGCGGCTTAA
- a CDS encoding GNAT family N-acetyltransferase — protein MVEIVYEPELKPESRQAVVDGLVAFNRAQTPGFAGPFANIGLLLKHPETGEADGGLTGRISFGWLFVELLFVPERLRGQGVGRQLMERAEAVAREHGCAGIWLDTFTFQAPGFYRKLGYAVFGEIPDYPPGASRFFLSKRLS, from the coding sequence ATGGTCGAGATCGTCTATGAGCCTGAGCTGAAGCCCGAAAGCCGCCAGGCCGTGGTCGACGGTCTGGTGGCGTTCAATCGCGCCCAGACGCCGGGGTTTGCGGGTCCGTTTGCCAATATCGGGCTCTTGCTCAAGCATCCGGAAACCGGGGAGGCCGATGGCGGCCTCACCGGCCGGATCAGCTTCGGCTGGCTGTTTGTCGAGCTGCTCTTCGTGCCCGAGCGACTGCGCGGGCAGGGGGTTGGCCGGCAGTTGATGGAGCGGGCCGAAGCCGTTGCGCGCGAGCATGGCTGCGCTGGCATCTGGCTCGATACCTTCACCTTTCAGGCGCCGGGCTTCTACCGGAAGCTGGGCTATGCCGTGTTCGGCGAAATCCCCGATTATCCCCCCGGCGCGAGCCGGTTCTTTCTCTCCAAGCGATTGAGTTGA
- a CDS encoding VOC family protein has protein sequence MKFVSIRVVTGDVTALKVFYAALTGVEPTDLAPGFAEIRLDGCTLAISSEDIINKLNGGAIVPRSNRSAMIELEVDDVEAVRARVADGALAEIVQPPTAMPWGNDSMLLRDPDGAIVNIFSRPRR, from the coding sequence ATGAAATTCGTATCGATCCGCGTCGTCACCGGCGACGTCACCGCACTCAAGGTCTTCTATGCCGCATTGACCGGCGTTGAGCCTACCGACCTGGCGCCCGGCTTCGCCGAAATCCGCCTCGATGGCTGTACGCTTGCCATTTCGAGCGAGGACATCATCAACAAGCTCAATGGCGGCGCGATCGTGCCACGCTCAAACCGCTCGGCGATGATCGAGCTGGAAGTCGATGACGTGGAGGCGGTGCGGGCAAGAGTGGCCGATGGCGCCCTGGCCGAGATCGTGCAACCGCCAACCGCGATGCCCTGGGGCAATGACTCCATGCTGCTGCGCGATCCCGACGGGGCCATCGTCAATATTTTCTCTCGCCCCAGGCGCTAA
- the mtaB gene encoding tRNA (N(6)-L-threonylcarbamoyladenosine(37)-C(2))-methylthiotransferase MtaB, producing the protein MAVQTLTFGCRLNAYEAEVMKSEAQRAGLDNAVIINTCAVTSEAVRQGKRAIRKARRDNPAARIIVTGCAAQTEPRSFGDMAEVDLVIGNADKMKASSYAPMAFGLPLNDKVQVNDIMSVRETAGHLIDGMDGHTRAFVQVQNGCDHRCTFCIIPFGRGPSRSVPMGTVVEQIKRLVGSGCREVVLTGVDITSYGPDLPGSPTLGKLVQSILRHVPDLPRLRISSIDSIEADEALYDAIGSDNRLMPHLHLSLQSGDDLILKRMKRRHSRDDALAIVAKLRRLRPDIVLGADIIAGFPTEDDAMFENTLAIVTEADLTYLHVFPYSPRQGTPAARMPQVSKQAARKRAEILRHAGDMQVQRLMASRVGRIENVLTERNGIARTEQFLPVAMPGSEPGKLLAVHITGVAADGLVGETVREAA; encoded by the coding sequence ATGGCCGTCCAGACGCTGACATTCGGCTGCCGGCTCAACGCCTATGAAGCCGAGGTGATGAAGTCGGAGGCCCAACGGGCCGGGCTCGACAATGCCGTCATCATCAACACCTGCGCGGTGACATCAGAGGCTGTGCGACAGGGCAAGCGCGCCATCCGCAAAGCCCGCCGCGACAACCCGGCCGCCCGCATCATCGTCACCGGTTGCGCCGCCCAGACCGAACCGCGCAGCTTTGGCGACATGGCGGAAGTCGACCTCGTCATCGGCAATGCCGACAAGATGAAGGCATCGAGCTACGCGCCCATGGCCTTCGGCCTGCCCCTCAACGACAAGGTGCAGGTCAACGACATCATGAGCGTGCGGGAAACTGCCGGCCACCTGATCGACGGGATGGATGGGCATACCCGCGCTTTCGTGCAGGTGCAGAATGGCTGCGACCACCGCTGCACATTCTGCATCATCCCTTTCGGCCGTGGCCCGTCGCGCTCGGTGCCGATGGGAACTGTGGTCGAGCAGATCAAGCGGCTCGTCGGCAGTGGCTGCCGCGAGGTGGTGCTGACCGGCGTCGATATCACCTCCTACGGGCCCGATCTGCCGGGCAGCCCAACCTTGGGCAAGCTGGTCCAGTCCATCCTGCGCCATGTGCCCGACCTGCCGCGATTGCGCATTTCGTCGATCGACTCGATCGAAGCCGACGAGGCGCTCTATGACGCCATCGGGTCGGACAACAGGCTGATGCCGCACCTGCATCTGTCCCTGCAATCGGGCGATGACCTGATTTTGAAGCGCATGAAGCGCCGGCATTCCCGCGACGATGCCCTGGCCATCGTGGCCAAGCTCCGCCGCCTGCGCCCCGACATCGTCCTGGGCGCCGATATCATCGCCGGCTTCCCCACCGAGGACGATGCGATGTTCGAGAACACCCTCGCCATCGTGACCGAGGCGGACCTCACCTACCTGCACGTCTTTCCCTATTCGCCGCGCCAGGGCACCCCTGCCGCCCGCATGCCGCAGGTGAGCAAGCAAGCAGCAAGAAAGCGGGCAGAAATCTTGCGGCATGCTGGCGATATGCAGGTCCAAAGGCTCATGGCCAGTCGCGTCGGCAGAATCGAAAACGTGCTCACCGAGCGCAACGGCATCGCTCGCACCGAACAGTTCCTGCCGGTCGCCATGCCGGGATCGGAACCGGGCAAACTGCTTGCCGTTCACATCACCGGCGTCGCCGCCGACGGCCTGGTGGGCGAAACAGTCCGCGAAGCGGCCTAA
- a CDS encoding class I SAM-dependent methyltransferase, with the protein MAIAPRHKAAVSALALKGDESVLEIGCGHGVAVRLVLDELTTGTITALDRSHKMVGMVAAAAPDALAQGRLRLRAEALEDADFAGETFDAIFAINLDLNLRLGTRWPAMLKALLKPGGRIVLAFDPPPDTSKGHAFLGKSLDRLKAAGFHADLLPAHGRVTLIRGSLVPPA; encoded by the coding sequence ATGGCGATTGCCCCAAGACATAAAGCGGCCGTCTCGGCCCTCGCCCTCAAGGGCGACGAATCCGTGCTGGAAATCGGCTGCGGCCACGGCGTGGCGGTACGGCTGGTGCTCGACGAGCTGACGACGGGCACGATCACCGCGCTCGACCGCTCGCACAAGATGGTCGGCATGGTCGCCGCTGCCGCTCCCGACGCCTTGGCCCAGGGCAGGTTGCGGTTGCGCGCCGAGGCCCTGGAAGATGCCGATTTCGCCGGCGAGACCTTCGACGCCATCTTTGCCATCAACCTCGATCTCAACCTGCGCCTCGGGACCCGCTGGCCGGCCATGCTCAAGGCGCTGCTCAAGCCCGGTGGCCGCATTGTGCTCGCCTTCGACCCACCGCCCGACACCAGCAAGGGGCATGCCTTCCTGGGCAAATCACTGGATCGGCTCAAGGCAGCAGGGTTTCACGCCGACCTCCTGCCGGCGCATGGCAGGGTGACGCTGATCCGGGGCAGTCTTGTCCCCCCTGCCTGA
- the dapF gene encoding diaminopimelate epimerase, which produces MNGLGNQIIVADMRGRADRVTPAAAIAINATDGTKFDQIMAIHDSRTPGTANYIEIINSDGSLAQACGNGMRCVVQVLTSEQGRQAFTFETMAGILFGEQRDDGLFTVDMGTPKFAWYDIPLAEEFADTRKIELQIGPIDAPVLHSPSVASMGNPHATFWVNQDVWSYALDRFGPMLENHPIFPERANISIAQVVAQDKIILRTWERGAGLTEACGTAACAAVVNGARTRRTARAATVTLPGGDLFVQWRDDDHVVMTGPAELEWTGTLDPATGAWTRAEAAA; this is translated from the coding sequence ATGAACGGGCTGGGCAACCAGATCATCGTGGCCGATATGCGCGGCCGCGCCGACCGCGTCACACCCGCGGCGGCCATTGCCATCAACGCCACCGATGGCACCAAGTTCGACCAGATCATGGCCATCCATGACAGCCGCACGCCCGGCACCGCCAACTATATCGAGATCATCAACTCCGATGGCTCGCTGGCGCAGGCCTGCGGCAATGGCATGCGCTGCGTCGTCCAGGTGCTGACCTCGGAGCAGGGACGGCAGGCTTTCACCTTCGAAACCATGGCCGGGATTCTCTTCGGCGAGCAGCGCGACGATGGCCTCTTCACCGTCGACATGGGCACGCCCAAATTCGCCTGGTATGACATTCCTCTCGCCGAGGAATTTGCCGATACGCGCAAGATCGAGCTGCAGATCGGGCCGATCGACGCACCGGTGCTGCATTCGCCTTCGGTTGCTTCGATGGGCAATCCGCACGCGACCTTCTGGGTCAACCAGGACGTGTGGTCCTATGCGCTCGATCGCTTCGGACCGATGCTGGAAAACCACCCGATTTTCCCCGAGCGCGCCAACATCTCGATCGCCCAGGTCGTGGCGCAAGACAAGATCATCCTGCGCACCTGGGAGCGGGGCGCCGGCCTCACCGAGGCCTGCGGCACTGCCGCCTGCGCTGCCGTGGTCAATGGCGCGCGCACGCGCCGCACCGCCCGGGCCGCGACCGTCACCCTGCCGGGCGGCGATCTCTTCGTCCAATGGCGCGACGACGACCACGTGGTCATGACCGGTCCGGCCGAACTCGAATGGACCGGTACGCTGGATCCCGCCACCGGCGCCTGGACCCGCGCCGAGGCCGCGGCCTGA
- the ffh gene encoding signal recognition particle protein: MFESLSDRLGKIFDGLRGRGALNAADVDAAMREIRRALIEADVSLEVVRAFVEQVKERAVGAEVTRSVTPGQQVVKIVHDELVAVLGDTASPIDLNAKAPVTLLMVGLQGSGKTTTTAKIAKRLKDRQKKKVLLASLDTRRPAAMEQLRVLGEQVGVDTLPIVASENPVQIARRAEREGRLGGYDVLILDTAGRTHIDEELMAETAEIKSIANPHEILLVVDALTGQDAINVARSFDSRLDVTGIVMTRVDGDGRGGAALSMRAATGKPIKLIGVGEKMDALEDFHPSRIADRILGMGDIVSLVEKAAEHVSAEDAQKMAKKLKKGSFDLEDLRAQLIQMKKMGGMGGLMAMMPGVGQLKKAMAGANVDEKVFDRQIAIINSMTKKERANPDLLNASRRKRIAAGAGVEVSEINKLAKQHRQMADMMKKVGKGGMGALGGMFGGKMGNMLGGMPDLSKMDPAQLEQMARQAGIDPSALKGLPSADLPAPKALPSDVGALLKSSGSPLLPGLGGGGAPRFPGLPGLGKKK; this comes from the coding sequence ATGTTCGAGAGCCTTTCAGACCGGCTTGGCAAAATCTTCGACGGACTCCGCGGTCGCGGCGCGCTCAATGCGGCCGACGTCGATGCAGCGATGCGCGAAATTCGCCGCGCGCTGATCGAAGCCGACGTGTCGCTCGAAGTGGTTCGGGCCTTTGTCGAGCAGGTCAAGGAGCGCGCCGTCGGCGCCGAGGTCACCCGCTCGGTGACGCCTGGCCAGCAGGTGGTCAAGATCGTCCATGACGAGCTGGTTGCCGTTCTCGGCGATACGGCCTCGCCGATCGACCTCAATGCCAAGGCGCCCGTGACCCTCCTGATGGTGGGCCTGCAGGGTTCGGGCAAGACGACAACTACCGCCAAGATCGCCAAACGGCTCAAGGACCGGCAGAAGAAAAAGGTTCTGCTGGCCTCGCTCGATACCCGCCGTCCGGCGGCCATGGAGCAGTTGCGGGTGCTGGGCGAGCAGGTTGGCGTCGATACCCTGCCGATTGTCGCCTCGGAAAATCCGGTCCAGATCGCGCGCCGCGCCGAGCGCGAGGGGCGCCTGGGCGGCTATGACGTGCTGATCCTGGATACGGCCGGCCGTACCCATATCGACGAAGAGCTGATGGCCGAAACGGCCGAGATCAAGTCGATCGCCAATCCGCATGAAATCCTCCTGGTGGTCGATGCACTGACCGGCCAGGACGCAATCAATGTCGCCCGCAGCTTCGACAGTCGCCTCGATGTCACCGGCATCGTGATGACCCGCGTCGATGGCGATGGCCGTGGCGGCGCCGCGCTGTCCATGCGCGCCGCGACCGGCAAGCCGATCAAGCTGATCGGCGTCGGTGAAAAGATGGATGCGCTCGAGGATTTCCATCCCAGCCGCATTGCCGACCGTATCCTGGGCATGGGCGACATCGTTTCGCTCGTCGAGAAGGCCGCCGAGCACGTCTCTGCCGAAGACGCGCAGAAGATGGCCAAGAAGCTCAAGAAGGGCTCCTTCGACCTCGAAGACCTGCGCGCCCAGCTCATCCAGATGAAGAAGATGGGCGGCATGGGCGGGCTGATGGCGATGATGCCCGGTGTCGGCCAGCTGAAGAAGGCGATGGCCGGGGCCAATGTCGACGAGAAGGTGTTCGATCGGCAGATCGCCATCATCAATTCGATGACCAAGAAGGAGCGGGCCAATCCGGACCTGCTCAATGCATCGCGCCGCAAGCGCATTGCCGCCGGCGCAGGTGTCGAGGTCAGCGAGATCAATAAGCTGGCCAAGCAACACCGCCAGATGGCCGACATGATGAAGAAGGTCGGCAAGGGTGGCATGGGTGCCCTTGGTGGCATGTTCGGCGGCAAGATGGGCAATATGCTGGGTGGCATGCCCGACCTTTCCAAGATGGATCCGGCTCAGCTCGAACAGATGGCACGCCAGGCGGGCATCGATCCATCCGCGCTCAAGGGCCTGCCCTCGGCCGACCTGCCCGCGCCCAAGGCGCTGCCGTCCGATGTCGGCGCGCTGCTCAAAAGTTCCGGTTCACCGCTGCTGCCCGGCCTGGGCGGCGGTGGCGCCCCCCGTTTCCCCGGCCTTCCCGGCCTGGGCAAGAAGAAATAG
- the leuD gene encoding 3-isopropylmalate dehydratase small subunit codes for MDKFISLTGVAAPLPIINIDTDMIIPKQYLKTIKRTGLGTALFSEMRYNEDGSENPDFVLNKPGYRQASIIVAGDNFGCGSSREHAPWALLDFGIRCVISTSFADIFYNNCFKNGILPVVVSPEQLKLLLDDAERGSNATLTVDLESQTIKGPDGGTLHFDIDPARKQILLEGLDDIAGTLKSDPSITSFESKMAADRPWL; via the coding sequence ATGGACAAGTTCATCAGCCTGACCGGTGTCGCGGCGCCCCTGCCGATCATCAATATCGACACCGACATGATCATCCCTAAGCAGTATCTCAAGACCATCAAGCGGACCGGCCTGGGCACCGCTCTGTTCAGCGAGATGCGCTACAACGAGGATGGCAGCGAGAACCCGGATTTCGTCCTCAACAAGCCGGGTTACCGCCAGGCCAGCATCATCGTGGCGGGCGACAATTTCGGCTGTGGCTCGTCGCGCGAACACGCGCCGTGGGCGCTGCTCGATTTCGGCATCCGCTGCGTCATCTCAACCAGCTTTGCCGATATCTTCTACAATAACTGCTTCAAGAACGGCATCCTGCCCGTGGTGGTGAGCCCCGAGCAGCTCAAGCTGCTGCTCGACGATGCCGAGCGCGGCTCCAATGCGACGCTGACGGTGGACCTGGAATCGCAGACCATCAAGGGCCCCGATGGCGGCACGCTGCATTTCGACATCGACCCCGCCCGCAAGCAGATCCTGCTCGAAGGCCTCGACGACATCGCCGGCACGCTCAAGTCCGACCCCTCGATCACCAGCTTCGAAAGCAAGATGGCGGCTGACCGCCCCTGGCTCTGA
- the rpsP gene encoding 30S ribosomal protein S16 has protein sequence MALKLRLARAGTKKRPFYHIVVADARSPRDGRFIEKLGTFNPLLAKDAENRVVLDTERAKHWVSVGAQPTDRVLRFLDAAGLVKRDARNNPNKAKPGEKATQRAEDRAAKAAAIEEAKNAPKEEAAAE, from the coding sequence ATGGCCCTCAAGCTCCGTCTCGCCCGCGCTGGCACCAAGAAGCGCCCGTTCTACCATATCGTCGTTGCCGATGCCCGTTCGCCGCGCGATGGCCGCTTCATCGAGAAGCTGGGCACCTTCAACCCGCTGCTGGCCAAGGATGCCGAGAACCGCGTCGTGCTCGACACCGAACGCGCCAAGCACTGGGTTTCGGTTGGCGCCCAGCCGACCGACCGCGTGCTGCGTTTCCTCGACGCCGCGGGCCTGGTGAAGCGCGATGCGCGCAACAACCCCAACAAGGCCAAGCCGGGCGAGAAGGCCACCCAGCGCGCTGAAGATCGCGCTGCCAAGGCTGCCGCCATCGAAGAAGCCAAGAACGCGCCCAAGGAAGAAGCTGCTGCCGAGTAA
- the leuB gene encoding 3-isopropylmalate dehydrogenase: MATHSLFLLPGDGIGTEIMVEVEKLIAWTNSEQLTDFSTDTGLAGGSAYDRHQVAITDEDVAKAKASDAVIFGAVGGPKWDNVPYEHRPEAALLRLRKEMAVFANLRPAICYPALADASSLKRELVEGLDILIVRELTGGVYFGEPKTITDLENGQKRAIDTQVYETYEIDRIARVAFDLARTRNNKVHSADKKNVMKSGVLWDEVVKGVGKDFSDVELHHILADNAAMQLVRNPKQFDVMVTDNLFGDILSDVAAMLTGSLGMLPSASLGAPDPVTGKRKAFYEPVHGSAPDIAGKGIANPIAMIASVAMALRYSFGMIELATRIENAISAVLSDGLRTGDIAQDNRKTVGTEEMGAAILSKLKA, encoded by the coding sequence ATGGCCACCCATTCCCTATTCCTGCTGCCGGGCGACGGCATCGGCACCGAGATCATGGTCGAGGTGGAAAAGCTGATCGCCTGGACCAACAGCGAGCAGCTCACCGATTTCTCGACCGATACGGGTCTGGCTGGCGGGTCGGCTTATGACAGGCATCAGGTGGCCATCACCGACGAGGACGTCGCCAAGGCCAAGGCATCCGATGCGGTGATCTTTGGCGCCGTGGGTGGTCCCAAGTGGGACAATGTGCCCTATGAGCACCGTCCCGAAGCGGCCCTGCTGCGCCTGCGCAAGGAAATGGCGGTCTTTGCCAACCTGCGCCCCGCCATCTGCTACCCAGCTCTGGCCGACGCCTCCTCGCTCAAGCGCGAACTGGTCGAGGGCCTGGACATCCTGATCGTGCGCGAATTGACCGGCGGCGTCTATTTTGGCGAGCCCAAGACCATCACCGATCTCGAAAACGGCCAGAAGCGCGCCATCGATACCCAGGTCTACGAAACCTACGAGATCGACCGCATTGCCCGCGTCGCCTTCGACCTCGCCCGCACCCGCAACAACAAGGTGCATTCCGCCGACAAGAAGAACGTCATGAAGTCGGGCGTCCTGTGGGACGAAGTGGTCAAGGGCGTCGGTAAGGACTTTTCGGACGTCGAGCTGCACCACATCCTGGCCGACAACGCCGCCATGCAGCTGGTTCGCAATCCCAAGCAGTTCGACGTGATGGTCACCGACAACCTCTTCGGTGACATTCTCTCGGACGTCGCCGCCATGCTGACCGGCTCGCTCGGCATGCTGCCCTCGGCTTCGCTGGGCGCGCCCGATCCGGTGACTGGCAAGCGCAAGGCCTTCTACGAGCCCGTGCACGGCTCGGCCCCTGATATTGCCGGCAAGGGCATTGCCAACCCCATCGCCATGATTGCCTCGGTCGCCATGGCCCTGCGCTACAGCTTCGGCATGATCGAACTGGCTACCCGGATCGAGAATGCCATCTCGGCCGTGCTCAGCGATGGCCTGCGCACGGGCGACATTGCCCAGGACAACCGCAAGACGGTCGGCACCGAGGAGATGGGCGCGGCGATCCTGAGCAAGCTCAAGGCCTGA
- a CDS encoding COG3904 family protein, which yields MKTEANARADTRDGPFYRGWIERIAALEDGNILRVAFFALLIGTASVLYVDFRELTANEGAALATPMRPILPPFDPEGPADGTAPNVTTSPQILEQPLEITLGTGGQLLLEGSIDLGSADRFAAEIEARGEYVDTVVLDSPGGSVVDALAIGSLIHEKGLATKVAAGSLCASSCPIVFASGAERIASPEAAIGVHQIYAAALSGDPQNALRVAGTAMSDAQSTTAEIIGHLTKVGVDPALWLHALQTPPDRLYYFSPEEMTRLKLVTQLADN from the coding sequence ATGAAGACTGAAGCCAATGCCCGCGCCGATACCAGGGACGGGCCGTTTTATCGCGGCTGGATCGAGCGCATTGCCGCCTTGGAGGATGGCAACATCCTGCGCGTCGCCTTCTTCGCTTTGCTGATCGGCACCGCCTCGGTGCTCTATGTCGATTTTCGCGAGCTGACCGCCAATGAAGGCGCCGCACTGGCGACGCCCATGCGACCTATCCTGCCGCCCTTCGACCCGGAAGGACCGGCAGACGGCACCGCGCCAAATGTAACGACCAGCCCGCAAATACTTGAACAGCCGCTCGAAATCACCCTCGGGACCGGTGGACAACTGCTGCTCGAAGGCTCCATCGACCTCGGCTCCGCCGACCGTTTTGCCGCCGAGATTGAAGCACGGGGCGAATATGTGGACACTGTAGTCCTCGATTCGCCCGGAGGATCGGTCGTGGATGCACTCGCCATCGGCAGTCTGATCCATGAAAAGGGCCTTGCCACCAAGGTCGCTGCCGGTTCGCTATGCGCCTCGTCCTGCCCGATCGTCTTCGCCTCCGGCGCCGAGCGCATCGCCAGTCCGGAAGCGGCCATCGGGGTACACCAGATCTACGCCGCCGCTCTTTCGGGCGATCCGCAGAACGCCTTGCGCGTTGCCGGGACGGCCATGAGCGACGCTCAATCCACCACTGCCGAGATCATCGGCCACCTGACAAAAGTGGGCGTAGACCCAGCATTGTGGCTGCATGCGCTCCAGACCCCGCCGGACCGGCTCTATTACTTCAGTCCAGAGGAGATGACGCGTCTCAAGCTTGTTACGCAGTTAGCCGACAATTGA
- a CDS encoding CPBP family intramembrane glutamic endopeptidase has translation MLSRPQTLLVAHALALIAILFWLVPYLTGTYGTNGYLFTFVFYWLAFCVPVTLIHVLPNRGPRLFSEKLERRDWFVPLLVLAQVLLIAVAALAPTTEILTTQGAMLALVFAVINGPLEEIAWRGGFMTRFADRPRLGFWLGWLLFSAWHIPLSLSQGVLFDGGSVGLVASAAVLGLFWNWIAWRTGSVFWVALAHALTNLAAFWALFERSGFI, from the coding sequence ATGCTGAGCCGGCCCCAGACCCTTCTCGTCGCTCATGCCCTGGCGCTGATCGCCATCCTGTTCTGGCTGGTTCCATACCTGACCGGCACCTATGGCACCAACGGCTACCTTTTCACCTTCGTGTTCTACTGGCTGGCCTTCTGCGTCCCGGTCACGCTGATCCATGTACTGCCCAACCGCGGCCCGCGCCTCTTTTCCGAAAAGCTCGAGCGCCGCGACTGGTTCGTGCCGCTGCTCGTGCTGGCGCAGGTGCTGCTGATCGCGGTAGCCGCCCTGGCGCCCACAACCGAGATCTTGACGACGCAAGGCGCCATGCTGGCGTTAGTCTTCGCCGTCATCAACGGACCGCTCGAGGAAATAGCCTGGCGCGGCGGCTTCATGACCCGGTTCGCCGACCGGCCCCGGCTCGGCTTCTGGCTGGGCTGGCTGCTGTTCAGCGCCTGGCACATCCCGTTGAGCCTCAGCCAAGGCGTGCTTTTCGACGGCGGCAGTGTTGGTCTCGTCGCCAGCGCGGCGGTGCTGGGCCTATTCTGGAACTGGATCGCCTGGCGCACCGGCTCGGTCTTCTGGGTGGCTTTGGCGCATGCCCTGACCAACCTTGCCGCCTTCTGGGCCCTGTTCGAGCGCAGCGGCTTCATCTAA